In Nonomuraea sp. NBC_00507, the following are encoded in one genomic region:
- a CDS encoding ArsR/SmtB family transcription factor yields MYARDNTSGANQSQEQEQPTPAQVNAAVDAFRMLSDATRLRLMWLLSSGERDVNSLAQSIGAPRPSVSQHLAKLRLAGLVDTRRDGRRVLYRARDSHVRALIAEALFHADHEVSGLPRHD; encoded by the coding sequence ATGTACGCACGCGACAACACCTCAGGTGCCAACCAGTCGCAGGAGCAAGAACAACCCACCCCCGCCCAGGTGAACGCGGCCGTTGACGCCTTCCGCATGCTCAGCGACGCGACACGGCTCAGACTGATGTGGCTGTTGTCATCCGGCGAGCGGGATGTGAACTCACTTGCCCAATCCATCGGCGCGCCCCGCCCATCGGTGTCCCAGCACCTGGCCAAGCTCCGGCTGGCCGGCCTGGTGGACACCCGGCGAGACGGCCGCCGGGTGCTCTACAGGGCCCGCGACTCACACGTACGAGCCCTCATCGCGGAGGCCCTGTTCCACGCCGACCACGAGGTCTCGGGGCTCCCCCGCCACGATTAA
- a CDS encoding ACT domain-containing protein — protein MLLRLRVSLPDRPGGLGQVAKALGTLGADILQVTVLEREAGRAVDDFTVSWPGPVTASEARERLSAVPGVRVEGVWATKEVPGSALDYDLLMHVVAEPGRGFATLVDALPGLCGAEWSLAVADGAVQHASLAAPAQFDLPEPPPRAVSLAARELRLMLLPVVAHGMHVVVARAEGPVFHRAELERAARIVDVVAKLAARAPA, from the coding sequence ATGCTGCTGCGACTGAGGGTGTCGCTGCCGGATCGGCCAGGCGGGCTGGGGCAGGTGGCCAAGGCGCTGGGCACACTCGGTGCCGACATCCTGCAGGTCACTGTGCTCGAGCGCGAGGCGGGACGCGCCGTGGACGACTTCACCGTCTCCTGGCCCGGTCCGGTGACCGCGTCGGAGGCGCGCGAGCGGCTGTCGGCCGTGCCCGGCGTACGGGTTGAGGGGGTCTGGGCGACCAAGGAGGTGCCGGGCTCAGCGCTGGACTACGACCTGCTCATGCATGTCGTGGCCGAGCCGGGCCGGGGCTTCGCCACGCTGGTGGACGCGCTGCCGGGGCTGTGCGGGGCGGAGTGGTCGCTCGCGGTGGCCGACGGCGCCGTACAGCATGCCTCGCTGGCGGCTCCCGCCCAGTTCGACCTGCCGGAGCCGCCGCCGCGGGCCGTCTCGCTGGCCGCCCGCGAGCTGCGGCTGATGCTGCTGCCGGTGGTGGCGCATGGCATGCACGTGGTCGTGGCCCGCGCCGAGGGCCCGGTGTTCCATCGCGCGGAGTTGGAACGTGCCGCCCGCATCGTGGACGTGGTCGCCAAGCTGGCCGCCCGCGCGCCGGCTTAA